The Terriglobia bacterium genome includes a region encoding these proteins:
- a CDS encoding sigma factor-like helix-turn-helix DNA-binding protein, which translates to MIWKDVATTERLLSQAVRGNCQATVELFNSELGAMYDAACLLLGGADDALEMVRQAVTVAVDNLGELKDASRFSSWARTFVVSRTLEYMVGRRTSILNGDSTEYEPLTIDQWGDWDSDEILELFLSAVRPNEPDSHHPVPDSFRLILQRLLQSLPDNLRTSFVLHDVFSFRVDETCSFLVLPPEEVRSLLAAARHKLVIGVLNELRSMAAAMRCSDDTPTSAGNALDHVHIKVCESDELFSSFS; encoded by the coding sequence ATGATATGGAAGGATGTGGCAACAACCGAACGATTGCTCTCACAGGCTGTCCGGGGAAACTGCCAGGCGACGGTAGAGCTGTTCAACAGCGAGCTGGGAGCGATGTACGACGCTGCATGTCTGCTGTTGGGGGGAGCGGATGACGCACTCGAGATGGTACGGCAGGCTGTCACGGTGGCCGTAGATAATCTCGGTGAACTGAAAGACGCCTCTCGCTTTTCATCGTGGGCAAGAACTTTTGTAGTAAGCAGGACGCTCGAATACATGGTTGGGCGCCGCACGTCCATTCTGAATGGGGACTCCACCGAGTATGAGCCGTTAACAATAGATCAATGGGGTGATTGGGACTCCGACGAGATACTTGAACTCTTTCTATCCGCAGTACGCCCGAACGAGCCCGACTCTCATCATCCTGTGCCGGATTCCTTCCGGCTGATTCTTCAGCGGTTACTGCAATCCCTTCCTGACAATCTCCGGACTTCGTTCGTCTTACACGATGTCTTCAGTTTTCGCGTCGACGAAACCTGTTCCTTTCTGGTTCTGCCCCCGGAGGAGGTCAGAAGCCTGTTGGCAGCGGCTCGTCACAAGCTGGTGATCGGTGTTTTGAATGAGCTGCGCAGCATGGCAGCGGCCATGCGCTGCAGTGACGACACGCCGACGAGTGCAGGAAACGCTCTGGACCACGTGCACATTAAAGTCTGTGAAAGCGACGAGTTATTCAGCTCGTTTAGTTGA
- a CDS encoding sigma 54-interacting transcriptional regulator gives MVGHFDCKDLFLNLCPRLHQLVEFEFLHLALYNSASNTMRQNVLETPIRDVPYTLPRELPIEQSLAALVWQSQRPLTWTDISQETRFPQIVDSLRRNGVVSYCLLPLTTPQRQLGAIGFGSTSRSAYQNEDVHFLEKVAAVVAAAVGNVLHYESARAYEQDLKHERDRLQLLLEITTAVARNLELRDLLPAISESLRRVLHHEFASLVLLEPSGEMVRVHGLDFPKSIGLIHEDLVFAFQGSVAEKVLQAKKPLIFREFEAEGVRKEIADLLAREHLKSLCSAPLLNRNRPLGVLNVASTRPNAFSKEDMELLLLIANQISVAIDNSLTFEQVQKLKDRLAEEKLYLEDEIRNEYNFGQIIGESKALKDILKLVETVAPTDASVLIQGETGTGKELIARAIHRLSKRQDRTFVKLNCAAIPTGLLESELFGHEKGAFTGAISQKVGRIELAQNGTLFLDEIGDLPLEIQPKLLRVLQEKEFERLGGTRTIHVDLRLIAATNRNLEQMVADRQFRNDLYYRLRVVPLSVPPLRERREDIATLVRYFIQKHARHMGKHFRAISPHSMESLMAWHWPGNIRELENLVERAVILSPSPMLNIPLDELAPSSQSGAPDPTLTSVEREHILHVLRETHGVISGPNGAASRLGMKRTTLQARMKKLGISRAET, from the coding sequence ATTGTTGGTCACTTTGATTGCAAAGATCTCTTTCTCAATCTTTGTCCCCGACTGCATCAACTTGTCGAGTTCGAATTTCTGCATCTCGCTCTCTATAATTCCGCCTCGAACACGATGCGGCAGAACGTGCTCGAGACCCCAATAAGAGACGTGCCATACACGCTTCCGCGTGAGTTGCCGATTGAGCAATCTCTGGCCGCGTTGGTTTGGCAATCGCAGCGACCGCTGACTTGGACCGATATTTCACAGGAAACCCGTTTCCCACAAATTGTCGATTCGCTTCGCAGGAACGGCGTTGTGTCCTATTGCCTGCTCCCGCTCACTACACCACAGCGGCAATTGGGAGCAATCGGATTTGGCAGTACAAGCCGGTCAGCGTATCAAAACGAGGATGTGCATTTCCTGGAGAAGGTGGCCGCTGTCGTAGCAGCCGCTGTCGGCAACGTTCTTCATTATGAGTCGGCCCGTGCATACGAACAAGACCTCAAACATGAAAGAGACCGACTGCAATTACTTCTGGAGATTACAACAGCGGTAGCCAGAAATCTCGAACTTCGAGATCTGCTGCCAGCTATTTCAGAATCATTGCGCCGCGTACTTCATCATGAATTTGCCAGCCTCGTCCTGCTGGAGCCCTCTGGCGAAATGGTTCGAGTCCATGGATTGGACTTCCCCAAGAGTATCGGCTTGATTCACGAGGATCTGGTTTTTGCATTTCAGGGCAGTGTCGCGGAAAAAGTATTACAGGCAAAGAAGCCTCTGATTTTCAGGGAGTTCGAAGCCGAAGGCGTGCGCAAAGAAATTGCGGACCTGTTGGCCCGCGAGCACTTGAAGTCGCTGTGTAGCGCACCGCTGTTAAACCGCAACCGCCCCCTTGGAGTTCTGAATGTCGCTAGCACACGACCGAATGCCTTCAGCAAAGAAGACATGGAATTGCTACTCCTCATCGCGAACCAGATTTCGGTCGCAATTGACAACTCACTTACTTTTGAGCAAGTGCAGAAGCTAAAGGACAGACTGGCAGAAGAGAAGCTTTACCTTGAAGACGAGATTCGGAATGAATATAACTTCGGGCAAATCATTGGCGAGAGTAAAGCATTAAAGGACATCCTCAAACTGGTTGAGACAGTTGCTCCAACCGATGCGAGTGTGCTGATCCAGGGCGAGACCGGCACCGGCAAGGAACTGATTGCGCGAGCTATTCACCGGCTCAGTAAACGGCAGGATCGCACGTTTGTGAAACTCAATTGCGCGGCGATTCCGACCGGGTTACTGGAAAGCGAACTGTTCGGACACGAGAAAGGCGCCTTCACCGGCGCGATTTCGCAGAAGGTGGGTCGTATCGAACTCGCCCAGAACGGAACGTTGTTCCTGGACGAAATTGGGGATCTTCCGTTGGAAATTCAACCTAAGCTGCTCCGGGTTCTACAAGAGAAGGAATTTGAGCGCCTGGGTGGTACTCGCACCATCCATGTCGACCTGCGATTGATTGCGGCAACTAATCGCAATCTGGAGCAGATGGTTGCCGACCGCCAATTCCGAAATGACTTGTACTATCGCCTCAGAGTAGTGCCGCTTTCGGTTCCGCCCCTGCGAGAGCGAAGAGAGGATATTGCAACGCTGGTCCGCTACTTCATTCAGAAACATGCTCGCCATATGGGAAAACACTTCCGAGCTATATCGCCGCACTCGATGGAATCTCTTATGGCCTGGCATTGGCCGGGGAACATTCGGGAATTAGAAAACCTCGTCGAACGAGCTGTCATCCTTTCACCCAGCCCCATGCTGAACATCCCCCTCGACGAACTCGCGCCGTCCAGTCAGTCCGGGGCTCCCGATCCCACTCTGACCAGTGTCGAGCGCGAACATATACTGCATGTTTTGCGAGAGACACATGGGGTGATTAGTGGCCCGAACGGTGCGGCATCACGCCTTGGCATGAAGCGTACAACCCTGCAAGCGCGGATGAAAAAGCTCGGAATCTCGCGTGCAGAGACATAG
- a CDS encoding NAD-dependent succinate-semialdehyde dehydrogenase, giving the protein MNIASINPTTNEVIKRFESLTDEQIGQKLQLASEEFRRHRKTSFSERSRWMARAAEILEKETDRFARIMTMEMGKTLDSARAEAKKCATACRYYAENAERFLADEEVATNATRSFIHYQPIGAVLAVMPWNFPFWQVFRFAAPALMAGNVGLLKHASNVPQCALAIEKIFREAGFAEGVFQSLLIGVDKVQKVLDDPRVVAATLTGSGPAGSKVASEAGSRIKKTVLELGGSDPFIVMPSADLDEAVQTAVRARIINNGQSCIAAKRFFVAESIASEFTTKFVEGMQRLRVGDPMLPATDVGPLATPQIAADLEQQVGELLKSGARVLTGGKRISGAGNFFEPTVITDIRTGTPAYYEELFGPVAMLFVVRDADDAIRMANDSPFGLGASAWTNDPGEQKLFVDEIESGMVFINGMVASDPRIPFGGVKQSGYGRELGLYGIREFMNAKTVWIRNNPQNQQPPASN; this is encoded by the coding sequence ATGAACATAGCGAGCATTAATCCCACCACGAACGAGGTCATAAAGCGATTTGAATCGCTGACCGATGAACAAATAGGGCAGAAACTTCAACTCGCGTCCGAGGAATTTCGACGACACAGAAAGACATCGTTTTCTGAGCGTTCCCGGTGGATGGCTCGCGCCGCGGAGATACTGGAGAAGGAGACGGATCGTTTCGCCCGAATTATGACGATGGAGATGGGCAAAACGCTCGACTCCGCCCGTGCTGAAGCGAAGAAATGCGCAACCGCGTGCCGCTACTACGCCGAGAATGCGGAGCGCTTCCTGGCCGATGAAGAGGTCGCGACGAACGCGACGAGAAGCTTTATTCATTACCAACCGATTGGGGCAGTGCTCGCTGTGATGCCCTGGAACTTTCCATTCTGGCAGGTGTTTCGGTTCGCCGCGCCTGCATTGATGGCGGGAAATGTCGGACTGCTGAAACACGCATCGAATGTTCCACAATGCGCGCTCGCGATCGAGAAAATCTTCCGCGAGGCAGGTTTCGCCGAGGGGGTATTTCAGTCACTCCTCATCGGCGTCGACAAGGTGCAGAAGGTTCTCGATGATCCGCGCGTTGTTGCGGCTACGCTGACTGGGTCGGGACCAGCCGGGAGCAAGGTCGCAAGTGAGGCAGGTTCGCGGATCAAGAAGACTGTTCTCGAACTGGGTGGTTCGGACCCGTTCATCGTCATGCCCAGTGCTGATCTCGATGAGGCCGTGCAAACAGCTGTGCGTGCCCGCATCATCAATAACGGACAGTCCTGCATTGCGGCGAAAAGATTCTTCGTGGCTGAGTCGATCGCTAGCGAATTCACCACGAAATTTGTGGAAGGAATGCAGAGGCTTCGAGTTGGTGACCCAATGCTTCCGGCGACAGATGTTGGGCCGCTCGCGACGCCTCAGATCGCTGCTGATCTCGAACAACAGGTCGGCGAGTTGCTCAAATCCGGCGCGCGCGTTCTGACAGGCGGGAAGCGCATCTCCGGAGCAGGCAATTTCTTTGAGCCAACTGTTATTACAGATATCAGGACCGGTACGCCCGCGTACTACGAAGAGTTATTCGGGCCGGTGGCAATGTTGTTCGTGGTGCGCGATGCTGACGACGCGATACGGATGGCCAACGATTCACCCTTCGGATTAGGAGCAAGCGCCTGGACCAACGATCCTGGCGAACAGAAATTATTCGTCGATGAAATCGAATCGGGCATGGTGTTCATCAACGGAATGGTGGCTTCGGATCCGCGCATACCGTTCGGCGGAGTAAAGCAATCGGGCTACGGTCGGGAGTTAGGCCTCTACGGTATTCGCGAATTCATGAATGCGAAAACGGTGTGGATCAGGAACAATCCCCAAAACCAGCAACCACCTGCCTCAAACTGA